In one window of Anser cygnoides isolate HZ-2024a breed goose chromosome 3, Taihu_goose_T2T_genome, whole genome shotgun sequence DNA:
- the EPRS1 gene encoding bifunctional glutamate/proline--tRNA ligase isoform X3, producing the protein MAALSLTVAAGSAPLGALLTVEHVKNDIKISVEEGKETILRVSENVSFTDVNSIARYLARVASSAGLYGSNLLEHTEVDHWLEFSATKLSTASQFLSAVQELNHCLSLRTYLVGNSLSLADLCVWAVLKDNNIWQEQLQKNEAPIHVKRWYGFLEVQQTFQSVGAKWVSGTPKIKMATEKKADVGKFVELPGAEMGKVIVRFPPEASGYLHIGHAKAALLNQHYQVNFKGKLIMRFDDTNPEKEKEDFEKVILEDVAMLHIKPDQFTYTSDHFETIMKYAEQLIQEGKAYVDDTPAEQMKAEREQRMESKHRNNCVNKNLQMWEEMKKGTEYGQTCCLRAKIDMNSNNGCMRDPTLYRCKNQPHPRTGSTYKVYPTYDFACPIVDSIEGVTHALRTTEYHDRDEQFYWIIEALGIRKPYIWEYSRLNLNNTVLSKRKLTWFVNEGLVDGWDDPRFPTVRGVLRRGMTVEGLKQFIAAQGSSRSVVNMEWDKIWSFNKKLRAICKKVIDPVAPRYTALLKDAVVPVNVPEAQEEVKEVAKHPKNADVGLKPVWYGSRVLIEGADAETLTEGEVVTFINWGNIIITKLNRNSSGKILSIDTKLNLENKDFKKTTKITWLADTPRAPLIPTVCVNYEHLITKPVLGKDEDFKQYINQNSKQEELMLGDPCLRDLKKGDIIQLQRRGFFICDQPYEPVSPYSCKEAPCILIYIPDGHTKEMPTSGSKEKTKAESAKKEASSVAKGKSAPLGGGTSTPTCTASEDHLVIYNRVSAQGDIVRDLKAKKAAKEDIDKAVKQLLALKAEYKEKTGQEYKPGSPPVSVNEQCVSSKLETSGTLDSKALYDKVAEQGEAVRKLKAEKAPKEQVDEAVKVLLNLKAEYKQKTGQEYKPGNPPTAPPCVSSATLPSSVCCSNLGPCSLVDGQALYDNVAEQGEVVRRLKAEKASKDEIDEAVKLLLSLKADYKEKTGQDYKPGHPPAAQGALPQASNTAQSGPDTPEAKALFNKVALQGDEVRKLKAEKAEKEKIDAAVKELLQLKAQYKSVAGVDYKPVSAGAADDKDKKKKEKENKSEKQSKQQKQNDGPKKEPLQGQSGSDLSSSGSGEGQGPKKQTRLGLEAKKEENLADWFSQVITKSEMIEYYDVSGCYVLRPWAYAIWESIKNFFDAEIKKLGVENCYFPMFVSQAALEKEKTHIADFAPEVAWVTRSGKTDLAEPIAVRPTSETVMYPAYAKWVQSHRDLPIKLNQWCNVVRWEFKHPQPFLRTREFLWQEGHTAFATYEEAAEEVMQILDLYAQVYEDLLAIPVVKGKKTEKEKFAGGDYTTTVEAFISASGRAIQGATSHHLGQNFSKMFEIVFEDPKKPGEKQFAYQNSWGITTRTIGVMTMIHGDNMGLVLPPRVACVQVVIIPCGITNSLSEDDKEALLKKCNEYRKRLLSVNIRVRADLRDNYSPGWKFNHWELKGVPVRVEVGPRDMKSQQFVAVRRDTGQKLTLSEHEAEDKLKQILEEIHANLYNRASEDLKSHMVVANNMEDFQKELDSGKIVQIPFCGEIECEDWIKKTTARDQDLEPGAPSMGAKSLCIPFQPLRELQSGAKCVCGKNPAKFYTLFGRSY; encoded by the exons ATGGCGGCGCTCAGCCTCACCGTGGCGGCGGGCAGCGCCCCGCTCG gagCTCTGCTGACGGTGGAACATGTGAAGAATGATATCAAAATTTCAGtggaagaaggcaaagaaaCCATCCTTCGTGTATCTGA AAATGTATCATTTACTGATGTGAATTCAATAGCTCGTTACCTGGCTAGAGTTGCTAGTTCTGCTGGCCTGTATGGTTCGAACCTTTTGGAACACACTGAG GTTGACCACTGGCTGGAGTTCAGTGCTACAAAGTTATCTACTGCTAGCCAGTTTCTTTCAGCAGTCCAAGAGCTCAACCACTGTCTATCTCTGAGAACCTACTTGGTTGGAAACTCACTGAGTCTTGCAGACTTGTGTGTCTGGGCTGTCCTAAAAG ACAATAACATCTGGCAAGaacaattacagaaaaatgaagctcCCATCCATGTAAAGCGATGGTATGGCTTTCTTGAGGTACAACAAACTTTTCAGTCTGTAGGAGCCAAGTGGGTTTCTGGTACACCAAAGATCAAAATG gcaacagaaaagaaagctgatgTTGGGAAGTTTGTTGAACTTCCTGGTGCAGAGATGGGAAAGGTCATTGTAAGGTTTCCTCCTGAAGCAAGCGG atatCTGCATATTGGTCATGCCAAAGCTGCCCTGTTAAATCAGCACTACCAAGTTAACTTCAAAGGAAAACTTATTATGAGGTTTGATGACACAAAtccagaaaaagagaaggaagactTTGAAAAG GTAATTCTTGAAGATGTTGCAATGCTGCATATCAAACCAGATCAATTTACATATACCTCAGATCACTTTGaaacaataatgaaatatgCTGAGCAGCTTATTCAAGAAGGGAAGGCATACGTAGATGATACTCCTGCAgaacaaatgaaagcagagcGTGAGCAAAGAATGGAAtctaaacacagaaataact GTGTTAATAAGAATCTACAAATgtgggaagaaatgaaaaagggaaCAGAATATGGACAAACTTGTTGTCTACGAGCAAAAATAGATATGAATAGTAACAATGGATGTATGAGGGATCCAACTCTTTATCGTTGTAAAAACCAGCCTCACCCACGTACTGGTAGTACCTACAA GGTTTATCCCACGTATGACTTTGCCTGCCCCATTGTTGACTCTATTGAAGGTGTCACACATGCACTTAGAACAACTGAATACCATGACAGAGATGAACAATTCTACTGGATCATCGAGGCACTGGGCATAAGGAAGCCATATATATGGGAGTACAGCAGGCTAAACCTCAACAACACTGTGTTATCCAAGAGAAAGCTTACATGGTTTGTCAACGAAGGGCTCGTGGATGGATG GGATGACCCAAGATTTCCCACTGTGCGTGGTGTCCTGAGAAGAGGCATGACAGTTGAAGGTCTAAAACAGTTTATTGCTGCTCAG ggcTCCTCTCGATCTGTTGTGAATATGGAGTGGGATAAAATTTGGTCCTTTAACAAAAAG cTGCGAGCTATCTGTAAGAAG gttATAGACCCAGTAGCTCCTCGGTACACTGCTTTACTGAAAGACGCAGTGGTCCCAGTAAATGTTCCTGAAGCTCAAGAGGAGGTGAAAGAAGTGGCTAAACATCCAAAG AACGCCGATGTTGGGTTGAAACCTGTGTGGTATGGCTCCAGAGTGCTGATCGAGGGTGCAGATGCAGAGACCCTGACAGAGGGAGAGGTGGTTACATTCATAAATTGGGGCAATATTATCATCACTAAATTAAACAG aAATTCAAGTGGAAAAATTCTGTCCATCGATACCAAATTAAACTTAGAGAATAAGGACTTCAAAAAAACCACTAAGATCACTTGGTTAGCAGATACTCCACGTGCACCACTCATCCCAACTGTCTGTGTTAATTATGAACATCTAATCACTAAGCCAGTTCTAGGTAAAGATGAGGATTTCAAGCAATATATCAACCAAAATAGCAAG CAAGAAGAACTGATGTTAGGTGATCCTTGCCTTAGGGATTTAAAAAAAGGGGACATAATACAACTTCAGAGAAGAGGATTCTTTATTTGTGATCAACCCTATGAGCCAGTGAG TCCTTATAGCTGTAAAGAAGCCCCATGCATTTTgatttacattcctgatggacATACTAAGGAAATGCCAACATCTGGGTCAAAAGAGAAGACCAAGGCTGAAAGTGCGAAGAAAGAG gctAGTTCAGTTGCAAAAGGAAAGTCTGCTCCACTTGGTGGTGGTACCTCTACTCCAACTTGTACTGCATCTGAAGACCATCTGGTTATTTACAACAGGGTGTCTGCACAGGGTGATATAGTTCGTGACTTGAAAGCTAAGAAGGCAGCAAAGGAAGATATTGATAAAGCTGTGAAACAGTTGCTGGCCTTGAAAGCGGAATACAAAGAGAAGACAGGCCAGGAGTACAAGCCTGGAAGTCCTCCAGTGTCTGTAAATGAACAGTGTGTGTCTTCAAAGCTTGAGACCTCTGGTACCCTGGACAGCAAAGCTCTGTATGATAAAGTAGCAGAGCAAGGAGAAGCTGTCCGAAAACTGAAAGCTGAGAAAGCACCTAAG GAACAAGTAGATGAGGCTGTGAAAGTTCTTctaaatttaaaagcagaatataAACAAAAGACAGGTCAAGAGTACAAGCCTGGAAATCCACCTACAGCTCCTCCTTGTGTGTCTTCTGCTACACTTCCATCTTCTGTATGCTGCAGTAACTTGGGACCCTGTAGCTTAGTGGATGGCCAAGCACTTTATGATAATGTAGCTGAACAAGGTGAAGTGGTACGCagactgaaagcagagaaagcttCCAAG GATGAAATAGATGAAGCAGTAAAACTCCTTCTTTCTCTAAAAGCTGACTATAAGGAGAAGACTGGACAGGACTACAAGCCCGGACATCCGCCAGCAGCTCAAGGTGCTTTGCCCCAAGCATCAAATACAGCACAGAGTGGTCCTGACACACCTGAAGCTAAAGCACTGTTTAACAAAGTAGCTCTTCAAGGAGATGAAGTTAGGaaattgaaagcagaaaaagcagaaaag GAAAAGATAGATGCAGCTGTTAAGGAACTTCTTCAGCTGAAGGCCCAGTACAAGTCTGTTGCAGGAGTTGACTATAAACCAGtttctgctggtgctgctgatgacaaagacaagaagaagaaagagaaagagaacaagTCAGAAAAACAGAGTAAGCAACAGAAGCAAAATGATGGACCGAAAAAAGAGCCTTTGCAAGGACAGAGTGGTAGTGATCTCTCCTCAAGTGGATCAGGAGAAGGTCAAGGCCCTAAGAAACAAACCAG GCTGGGTCTAGAAgctaagaaagaagaaaatcttgcGGACTGGTTCTCTCAG GTGATCACAAAATCAGAGATGATAGAATACTATGATGTGAGTGGCTGCTACGTTCTTCGTCCTTGGGCTTATGCCATTTGGGAATCTATCAAGAACTTCTTTGATGCAGAGATCAAGAAACTTGGCGTGGAGAACTGTTACTTTCCCATGTTTGTATCCCAGGCTGCACTAGAGAAAGAGAAGACTCATATTGCTGATTTTGCCCCTGAG gttGCGTGGGTCACAAGATCTGGGAAAACAGATCTGGCTGAACCAATTGCTGTACGTCCCACAAGTGAAACAG tCATGTATCCTGCATATGCAAAGTGGGTGCAGTCACACAGGGATCTTCCAATCAAGCTTAATCAGTGGTGCAATGTTGTG CGTTGGGAATTCAAGCATCCCCAACCTTTCCTTCGCACTCGTGAGTTCCTTTGGCAAGAGGGCCACACGGCATTTGCAACATAcgaagaagcagcagaggag GTGATGCAGATACTTGATCTGTATGCTCAAGTGTATGAAGATCTTCTAGCAATACCTGttgtgaaaggaaagaagacagaaaaggagaagTTTGCTGGGGGTGATTATACGACAACTGTAGAAGCATTTATATCTGCAAGTGGAAGAGCTATCCAG GGAGCAACGTCACATCACCTAGGACAAAACTTCTCAAAGATGTTTGAAATTGTATTTGAGGATCCCAAGAAAccaggagaaaaacagtttgcATATCAGAATTCCTGGGGCATTACAACTCGAACTATTGGTGTAATGACAATGATTCATGGAGATAACATGGGATTGGTGCTCCCACCTCGAGTAGCTTGCGTTCAG GTTGTAATTATTCCCTGTGGTATCACAAATTCCCTTTCTGAAGACGACAAAGAGGCTTTATTGAAGAAATGTAATGAATATCGTAAAAGGCTGCTTAGTGTTAATATCCGTGTACGTGCTGATCTAAGAGACAACTATTCACCTGGTTGGAAGTTTAATCATTGGGAACTtaag ggTGTTCCAGTCAGGGTTGAAGTGGGACCA